Proteins from a single region of Pithys albifrons albifrons isolate INPA30051 chromosome 12, PitAlb_v1, whole genome shotgun sequence:
- the PSMD7 gene encoding 26S proteasome non-ATPase regulatory subunit 7 isoform X1: MPELAVDRVVVHPLVLLSVVDHFNRIGKVGNQKRVVGVLLGSWQKKILDVSNSFAVPFDEDDKDDTVWFLDHDYLENMYGMFKKVNARERIVGWYHTGPKLHKNDIAINELMKRYCPNSVLVIIDVKPKDLGLPTEAYISVEEVHDDGTPTSKTFEHVTSEIGAEEAEEVGVEHLLRDIKDTTVGTLSQRITNQVHGLKGLNSKLLDIRSYLEKVAMGKLPINHQIIYHLQDVFNLLPDVNLQEFVKAFYLKTNDQMVVVYLASLIRSVVALHNLINNKIANRDAEKKEGQEKEESKKERKDEKEKDKEKSDAKKEEKKEKK; the protein is encoded by the exons ATGCCGGAGCTGGCCGTGGACAGGGTGGTCGTGCACCCGCTGGTGCTGCTCAGCGTCGTCGATCACTTCAACAG GATAGGCAAGGTGGGCAATCAGAAGCGAGTGGTGGGAGTGCTGCTGGGCTCCTGGCAGAAAAAGATCCTGGATGTGTCCAACAGCTTTGCAG TACCTTTTGATGAGGACGACAAGGACGACACCGTGTGGTTCCTGGACCATGACTACCTGGAGAACATGTATGGGATGTTTAAGAAGGTCAACG CCAGAGAAAGAATCGTGGGCTGGTACCACACGGGCCCGAAGCTGCACAAGAACGACATCGCCATCAACGAGCTGATGAAGAGATACTGCCCCAACTCT GTGCTGGTGATCATCGATGTGAAGCCCAAGGACCTGGGGCTGCCCACAGAGGCCTACATCTCTGTGGAGGAGGTTCATGAT GATGGCACCCCGACCTCCAAGACCTTCGAGCACGTGACCAGCGAGATCGGGGCCGAGGAGGCCGAGGAGGTTGGGGTGGAGCACCTGCTGAG GGACATCAAGGACACCACAGTGGGAACGCTGTCCCAGCGGATCACAAACCAGGTCCATGGCTTGAAGGGACTGAACTCCAAGCTTCTGGACATCAGGAGCTACCTGGAGAAAGTGGCCATGGGCAAACTGCCCATCAACCACCAGATCATCTACCACCTCCAGGATGTGTTTAACCTGCTCCCAGACGTGAACCTGCAGGAGTTTGTCAAGGCCTTCTACCTGAAGACCAACGACCAGATGGTGGTGGTGTACCTGGCCTCGCTCATCCGCTCCGTCGTGGCCCTGCACAACCTCATCAACAACAAGATTGCCAACAGGGATGCTGAGAAGAAGGAAggacaggaaaaagaagaaagcaaaaaggagaggaaagatgAGAAGGAGAAGGACAAGGAGAAGAGTGATGccaagaaagaggagaaaaaggagaaaaagtaa
- the PSMD7 gene encoding 26S proteasome non-ATPase regulatory subunit 7 isoform X2 has translation MPELAVDRVVVHPLVLLSVVDHFNRIGKVGNQKRVVGVLLGSWQKKILDVSNSFAVPFDEDDKDDTVWFLDHDYLENMYGMFKKVNARERIVGWYHTGPKLHKNDIAINELMKRYCPNSVLVIIDVKPKDLGLPTEAYISVEEVHDDGTPTSKTFEHVTSEIGAEEAEEVGVEHLLRDIKDTTVGTLSQRITNQDVFNLLPDVNLQEFVKAFYLKTNDQMVVVYLASLIRSVVALHNLINNKIANRDAEKKEGQEKEESKKERKDEKEKDKEKSDAKKEEKKEKK, from the exons ATGCCGGAGCTGGCCGTGGACAGGGTGGTCGTGCACCCGCTGGTGCTGCTCAGCGTCGTCGATCACTTCAACAG GATAGGCAAGGTGGGCAATCAGAAGCGAGTGGTGGGAGTGCTGCTGGGCTCCTGGCAGAAAAAGATCCTGGATGTGTCCAACAGCTTTGCAG TACCTTTTGATGAGGACGACAAGGACGACACCGTGTGGTTCCTGGACCATGACTACCTGGAGAACATGTATGGGATGTTTAAGAAGGTCAACG CCAGAGAAAGAATCGTGGGCTGGTACCACACGGGCCCGAAGCTGCACAAGAACGACATCGCCATCAACGAGCTGATGAAGAGATACTGCCCCAACTCT GTGCTGGTGATCATCGATGTGAAGCCCAAGGACCTGGGGCTGCCCACAGAGGCCTACATCTCTGTGGAGGAGGTTCATGAT GATGGCACCCCGACCTCCAAGACCTTCGAGCACGTGACCAGCGAGATCGGGGCCGAGGAGGCCGAGGAGGTTGGGGTGGAGCACCTGCTGAG GGACATCAAGGACACCACAGTGGGAACGCTGTCCCAGCGGATCACAAACCAG GATGTGTTTAACCTGCTCCCAGACGTGAACCTGCAGGAGTTTGTCAAGGCCTTCTACCTGAAGACCAACGACCAGATGGTGGTGGTGTACCTGGCCTCGCTCATCCGCTCCGTCGTGGCCCTGCACAACCTCATCAACAACAAGATTGCCAACAGGGATGCTGAGAAGAAGGAAggacaggaaaaagaagaaagcaaaaaggagaggaaagatgAGAAGGAGAAGGACAAGGAGAAGAGTGATGccaagaaagaggagaaaaaggagaaaaagtaa